The sequence below is a genomic window from Humulus lupulus chromosome 3, drHumLupu1.1, whole genome shotgun sequence.
AATGTGCTGAAAATcatcacacacacacatatatatatatatatatattaattaattagtaCTCATCCATATCGTTGATGGATATATAAGAATAACATAATGATAATAACGAAGATGTGGTCTAATTATATAATATCAATAATGCAATTAAAACTTAAAGTAGATATGTTTTTAATTGGGTGGCGTCCAAATACAAAAATATCATGTTGTATACctttacatatataaatatagctAGTTATAAACTTATACATAAGGGATATTGATCTCTAACCTGTGTTATTATTTTACTATTATTTCATGCATAAAGTCAAGAAATCAAAATGCATGACGTGTTGGACTTGCAATATAAACCATGCTTAACATAAGCCAAAAACCATGCCGTCCTTAAATTTTCTTTCAAGACCAACTAGAATATATAGGGAACGAatataatgtatttttttttttcaatatcggtgcatattttttctatttcggcaccagATAGATATAATCTTAAAATTTTTTATATAACGGTGTACATTGTATGTATTTAAAATATCCTGTAaagtttcaagaaattctgaatagtttacgaagttaaaaatagagttcaaactgtcaaattttacacgagTACACAAAAAAATAGGCACGCGTGTAACAGACAGTTTAGACCCTGTTTCGGtgccataatttattcagaatttcttgaaaatttgtaggatgttctagatagctataatatacactatcatataaaaaaaattggattataactattcaggtacgcagaaatagaaaaatgatgcaccggTGTTGTAAAAAAATGAATGCGTTGTAGTcgcttaatatatatatatatatatttatataatacaaatataatacATTTGATTATACGTGCTACCAAACCCCCATATAATTAAGCAAAAAGCCAAAGGAATTATATTCCAAGAGTATTTGTATTAATTATAGTATTGTGCTGCGTAAGAAAGAACTACAAGCTCCATATCTCTCTCTTCTCCATCTTTTGATCGATCAGATCTTGTACAATTATTTTTCTGTAATAATGGAGGGTCTTATACCACTTGTTTATAGGGCGATCAAGAAGAATAGAACACGAAGACAATACGAATGTTTGTCATCTGGCACTGCTGCTGCGCCACAGGGTTACAACATAGCAGACTTTTACGTCTCTGATCATCACAATCTTCACCATCAAGCCCAGAACGATATGATGATGAAAAGTGGTCACCGGCGCCATAACTCGGTGGGTGAGTATGCCTTCGGATCATTCTCAACGCCGGGGGCAGAGCGAGACTACATAACAACATCAACAACACCCACAACGATCACAGCTCCCAAGAGGGCTAGACTCGTGCGCTTTACAAGTCACCGCATGTTCACCTTCTCCTGTGTTACCGGCGCAGCCTAGAACACTACTATATACCTAGTCCTCTTCCTCATGTACAGTGTTAGTCTTTTAAATTTATTCTGTGTGTAATTAATATCAAAATTAGGTGACTTCTTCTCTATCCAACTAGGTGTCGAAAGAAAGAAATCGGCGTCTATAAGATATATATCGCTTTTTCTTACAAGTGGTAGTGTGTTGAACCAAACCAAACAATGAAATTGGTTAAACCCCAATCAAGTTTTTTCAATTTCGGCCAACAAAATAATTGGTTTGGCCTTCCGAATCTTCTTAAGTCTTAACATATCTCTTCTTTGCTGCACGTACTGAGTATTATTAAAtgtgttgttattattattttttcttttaaaagcaaAAGACATGATATTTAGACACAGCAAAGAATTATTCCAAGTCAATTGATATACAGCTGTCTTTGATTGAATGGGTCTGATAATATATTCTTTGTTTGATGATATCTACTATTAAATTTCATGTGTACATGTATATATTGTATATTCCTGCTTTGCAAACTAATACCTCTAACGTTTGTAACTTTGTAAAATACCATTATTTGAGGCCTCGTATTGTCTTTTAGGGAAAAGAAAAATTCGATTATTGTTGTAGCAATTAATACAGCCAAAACACTGGAAACAAAATTAACTTAATAAGTGGTTAAAATCTAGAAAAGGGTCTAAATAATTAAATgttgttcttgtccaaatttccACAACTAATTAAAAAGCtatcatattaattattattaaggGATACTTTGAAGAAGAGCGTCGACCATTCGAGTCATAAACC
It includes:
- the LOC133821101 gene encoding uncharacterized protein LOC133821101 encodes the protein MEGLIPLVYRAIKKNRTRRQYECLSSGTAAAPQGYNIADFYVSDHHNLHHQAQNDMMMKSGHRRHNSVGEYAFGSFSTPGAERDYITTSTTPTTITAPKRARLVRFTSHRMFTFSCVTGAA